The Bos indicus x Bos taurus breed Angus x Brahman F1 hybrid chromosome 15, Bos_hybrid_MaternalHap_v2.0, whole genome shotgun sequence genome includes a window with the following:
- the LRRC4C gene encoding leucine-rich repeat-containing protein 4C: MLNKMTLHPQQIMIGPRFNRALFDPLLVVLLALQLLVVAGLVRAQTCPSVCSCSNQFSKVICVRKNLRDVPDGISTNTRLLNLHENQIQIIKVNSFKHLRHLEILQLSRNHIRTIEIGAFNGLANLNTLELFDNRLTTIPNGAFVYLSKLKELWLRNNPIESIPSYAFNRIPSLRRLDLGELKRLSYISEGAFEGLSNLRYLNLAMCNLREIPNLTPLIKLDELDLSGNHLSAIRPGSFQGLMHLQKLWMIQSQIQVIERNAFDNLQSLVEINLAHNNLTLLPHDLFTPLHHLERIHLHHNPWNCNCDILWLSWWIKDMAPSNTACCARCNTPPNLKGRYIGELDQNYFTCYAPVIVEPPADLNVTEGMAAELKCRASTSLTSVSWITPNGTVMTHGAYKVRIAVLSDGTLNFTNVTVQDTGMYTCMVSNSVGNTTASATLNVTAATTTPFSYFSTVTVETMEPSQDEARTTDNNVGPTPVIDWETTNVTTSLTPQSTRSTEKTFTIPVTDINSGIPGIDEVMKTTKIIIGCFVAITLMAAVMLVIFYKMRKQHHRQNHHAPTRTVEIINVDDEITGDTPMESHLPMPAIEHEHLNHYNSYKSPFNHTTTVNTINSIHSSVHEPLLIRMNSKDNVQETQI, encoded by the coding sequence ATGTTGAACAAGATGACCTTACATCCACAGCAGATAATGATAGGTCCTAGGTTTAACAGGGCCTTATTTGACCCCCTGCTTGTGGTGCTGCTGGCTCTTCAACTTCTTGTGGTGGCTGGTCTGGTGCGGGCTCAAACCTGCCCTTCCGTCTGCTCCTGCAGCAACCAGTTCAGCAAGGTGATTTGCGTTCGGAAAAACCTACGTGATGTTCCAGATGGCATCTCCACCAACACCCGGCTGCTGAACCTCCATGAGAACCAAATCCAGATCATCAAAGTGAACAGCTTCAAACACTTGAGGCACCTGGAAATCCTACAGTTGAGTAGGAATCATATCAGAACAATTGAAATCGGAGCCTTCAATGGTCTGGCAAACCTCAACACGCTGGAACTCTTTGACAATCGTCTTACGACCATCCCGAATGGAGCTTTTGTATATTTGTCTAAACTGAAGGAGCTCTGGTTGCGAAACAACCCCATCGAAAGCATCCCTTCTTATGCTTTTAACAGAATCCCTTCTTTGCGCCGGCTAGACTTAGGGGAATTGAAAAGGCTTTCATACATCTCAGAAGGTGCCTTTGAAGGTCTGTCTAACTTGAGGTATTTGAACCTTGCCATGTGCAATCTCCGAGAAATCCCTAACCTCACGCCGCTCATAAAACTAGATGAGCTGGATCTTTCTGGGAATCATCTATCTGCCATCAGGCCTGGCTCTTTCCAGGGGTTGATGCACCTTCAGAAACTGTGGATGATACAGTCCCAGATTCAAGTGATTGAACGGAATGCCTTTGATAACCTTCAGTCACTGGTGGAGATCAACCTGGCACACAACAATCTGACATTACTGCCTCATGACCTCTTCACACCCTTGCATCATCTAGAGCGGATACACTTACATCACAACCCCTGGAACTGTAACTGTGAcatcctgtggctcagctggtggaTAAAAGACATGGCCCCCTCCAATACAGCTTGCTGTGCCCGGTGTAACACCCCTCCCAATCTGAAAGGGAGGTACATTGGGGAGCTTGACCAGAATTATTTCACATGCTATGCTCCTGTCATTGTGGAGCCCCCAGCAGACCTCAATGTCACTGAAGGCATGGCAGCTGAGCTGAAATGTCGGGCCTCCACGTCCCTAACCTCCGTATCTTGGATTACTCCAAACGGAACAGTTATGACACATGGGGCATATAAAGTGCGGATAGCCGTGCTCAGTGATGGCACGTTAAACTTCACGAATGTAACCGTGCAAGATACAGGCATGTACACATGTATGGTGAGTAATTCTGTGGGAAATACCACCGCTTCAGCCACCCTGAATGTTACTGCAGCAACCACTACTCCCTTCTCTTACTTTTCAACTGTCACGGTAGAGACTATGGAACCTTCTCAGGATGAGGCACGGACCACAGATAACAATGTGGGTCCCACTCCAGTGATCGACTGGGAGACCACTAACGTGACCACCTCCCTCACGCCACAGAGCACAAGGTCAACAGAAAAGACATTCACCATCCCTGTGACTGATATAAACAGTGGGATCCCAGGAATTGATGAGGTCATGAAGACTACCAAAATCATCATTGGCTGTTTCGTGGCCATCACACTCATGGCTGCAGTGATGCTGGTCATTTTCTACAAGATGAGGAAGCAGCATCATCGGCAAAACCATCATGCCCCAACGAGGACTGTTGAAATTATTAATGTGGATGATGAGATTACAGGAGACACGCCCATGGAAAGCCACCTGCCCATGCCTGCGATTGAGCATGAGCACCTCAATCACTATAACTCTTACAAATCTCCTTTCAACCACACAACAACAGTTAACACAATAAATTCAATACACAGTTCAGTGCATGAACCGTTATTGATCCGGATGAACTCTAAAGACAATGTCCAAGAGACTCAAATCTAA